Part of the Roseobacter litoralis Och 149 genome, GGTCAGGTTCGGAAATTCCTGCCCGTACATCGCCGCGCGTACCGCATCAACATCCGTAGAGCTGGCCGCTGTCACTGCGTTCACCCACATATTGAAGCCGATGTAATGCGCTTCCATCGGATCGTTTGTCACGCGCTCATCACCCATGCGGGCTTTCCAGGCGGTGACCCATGCATCATTGGCATCGGATTCTGCCGATTGGAAGTAATTCCACGCCGCCAGATGACCCACAAGGTTTGAGGTGTCGAGACCCGCAAGCTCTTCTTCACCAACGGAAAAGGCAACCACGGGGATGTCATCCGCTGAGATGCCAGCCGCTGCCAACTCCTTGTAAAAGCCCACGTTTGCATCGCCATTGATGGTCGAAATTACGCCGACCTTTTTGCCGTCTGCGCCCAGTGCCACAACATCTGCCACGATCTTGGACCAATCAGAGTGGCCAAAGGGCGTGTAGTTCACAAAGATGTCTTCAGCAGCGATGCCCTTGTCTTTCAGATAGGCTTCGAGGATGTTGTTTGTCGTGCGCGGATAAACGTAGTCGGTTCCCAGCAGCGCAAACTTTTCGACGCCCAGTTCCTCAAGAAAGTAGTCGGTTGCCGGGATCGCCTGTTGGTTTGGCGCGGCACCCGTGTAAAAGACATTCTTTGAGCTTTCTTCGCCCTCATATTGCACGGGGTAGAACATCAGGCCGTTCAGTTCTTCAAGAACAGGCAGGGCGGATTTGCGCGACACCGATGTCCATGATCCGAAAATCACATCGACGTTCTGCACCGTCAACAACTCGCGCGCCTTCTCGGCAAACAGCGGCCAATCGGACGCGGGATCCACAACGACCGCTTCAATCTCGCACCCCAGCAGACCGCCTTTGTCGTTTTGTTGCTCCACCAGCATTTCCATCGTGTCTTTGAGGGTCGTCTCGGAAATCGCCATGGTTCCGGACAGGGAGTGCAGCACACCAACCTTGATGGGGCAATCGGCCAGAGCGGGCAGCGTTCCTGCCATCACAAGGGCGGTTGTCGCGCCAAGCATTTTTCGTGACATCGTAAATTCCTCTCTTACGATGCGCGGCAGGCTTGTGAAGTCTGTTGACCTTCCCCATATCCTACACACGCAATTTATTGCGGCGTGCGGCGGCAGTATTGGTTCCTAGGCCATTGCCGTCGCACGGTTTTGAATGACTTGTTCAGTCAGTCCAGAAGCTATGTCGATAACGGGGGTGGGATGGAGTCGTCGCGTGTGATAATGCAAAGACACTGTGGCCGACTGCCTGTTTTTTGACCGCTGCGTCAAAAAGTGCCTAAAAATAAGGCGAGCGGTAAACCGCGCGGCGTTAGCTGTCCAAAAGCAGTTCCAGACAGGTTTTTCTGTATGCGGCGGCGAGGTGTCTGGCTCTGGTGACGTGTTCAGGATGCTGAGAAAAGGTGGCCCGTCTCAGCAATGAGGCATGGGCCATTTTTACATCGACCCGGTGGGCCAGGGCATCACGCGCCCGTGCCCTCGGCAGGGTTGCATCGAGCAGCGATAAAAACACGAGGCGTTGGTCATCATAAAGGTCAGCGTCAGGGTCACCGACCAGCCAAGCGTGTTCTCGCTCAGCAGAAAACCGCCCGGCGCATTCCGCAAATACCCGAAACAGCGCGTCATCGGCAGCACTCGGCCGCGCGAGAGGTAGCGCGACCAAGGCGATCAGTAAACAAGTTCTTAAACTGCCCATATTTTAAGCATCACTGTTTGGTTTGCGTCCGTCAAGCATAACGCAAACCCAATAATACAGTCTTACCACATCGTTTGTGCGCAAAGCAGACAGCGCAGCGCGGCTATTGGATCGCGCGCCGCAGCTGCCTGAAAACCTGGATAGAGTTGCGGCTTAAAGGATGCTTTCAAGCAAAGTGGTCGTGTTGGCCTTTGTCATCTCAACCGGATTGCCGCCTGTGCTAGGGTCATTGAGCGCGCCATCAACGATCCGTTCGACATCGGGGGACGTCACGCCAAGCTCAGCGAGAGATTTGGGGATGCCGAGTGCCGCATTCAACTCATTCACGAAATCACAGAAACCAACGAAACCACCCTCGATACCCAGATAGGCCGCAGCACCGGCAAGTGGGGTGGCAATCGCTGATTTGTTGAACTGCAACACCGCTGGCATGCATACGGCATTGGTGGTTCCGTGGTGCGTATGATGGATGGCGCCAATCGGGTGGGACAAGGCATGAATGGCTCCAAGCCCCTTTTGAAACGCGGTGGCCCCCATGGCTGCGGCTGACATCATCTGCGCGCGCGCCTCCAGATCGCTGCCGTCGGCATAGGCGCGTGGCAGGTAGTCTTTGACCAGCCGCATGCCCTCAAGCGCGATGCCCTGTGACATGGGGTGGTAATGCGGTGAGCAGAATGCCTCCACACAATGGGCGAAGGCATCAAGCCCCGTGCCTGCCGTGATGAATTTCGGCATGCCAACCGTCAGCTCAGGGTCGCAGATCACAACGCTGGGCAGGAATTTCGGATGGAATATGATCTTTTTCTCTTCGGTTTCAGAATTGGTGATGACGGAGGCACGGCCCACCTCTGAACCGGTCCCCGCTGTGGTGGGCACGGCGATGATCGGCGCGATGGCATCGGCATCCGCGCGCGTCCAGTAATCGCCGATGTCCTCAAAATCCCACAGCGGTCGGGTTTGGCCTGCCAGAAAAGCGACCAGCTTGCCCAGATCAAGGCCGGAGCCACCGCCGAAAGCAATCACACCGTCATAGCCGCCCTCTTTGAAAGCCTGAACACCAGCGGCGGCGTTCTTTTCGTTGGGGTTCGGGTCCACATCGGCAAAGATCGCGCGGCCAAGGCCCGCCGCCTCCATCAGGTCGAGCGTGCGGGTGGTGATGTCCATCTCTGCAAGGCCACGGTCCGTGATGAGTAGGGGTTTTTTGATCCCGGCAGCCGCACAGGCCTCCCCGATCTCTGAAATACGGCCTGCACCGAAGCGGATGGCGGTTGGATAGGACCAGTTTGCTGAAAGGGTCATGGGCTCAGGCTTTCTTGAGGTGGTAGGATTTGGGGCGCGTCAGATTGTGATAGCCGATCACCGACAGGCCACCGCCGCGCCCGGTGTCTTTGCAGCCGGTCCAGCACAGGCCGGGGTCGAGGTAATCGGCCCGGTTCAAGAATGCCGTGCCGGTTTCGATCTGGTCGGCGATTTCCTCGGCGCGGGTTGCATCGCGGGTCCAGATGGACGCGGTGAGGCCGAAATTGCTGTCATTCATCAGGCGGATGGCCTCAGTATCGTCCTTGACGGGCATGATGCCTACGACGGGGCCAAAGCTTTCGTCGCGCATCACGCGCATGTCGTGCCTCACATTGGTGAGGATTTGCGGCATGAGATATGCGCCCGCGTCCTGCGGGAACAGCGCGGGGTCGATATGCGCCTTGGCACCGGCAGCGATCGCCTCGCGGGTCTGGGCGCGGACCTCCTCGGCAAAACGTGCATGCGCCATGGGGCCAAGCGTCGTTTCGGGGTCCAGCGGGTTGCCCAGCGTGTAGCCGCTGACGATGGCCACCGCCTTTTCGACAAAGGCGTCAAAATGCTGCTCGGCGACGTAAATCCGTTCGATCCCGCAGCAGCATTGCCCGGAGTTGAACATTGCCCCGTCGATCAGCGTATCCACCGCCGCGTCGATATCGGCATCATCACAGACGTACCCCGGATCCTTGCCGCCCAGTTCCAGTCCGACTCCGGTAAAGGTGCCCGCCGCCGCGCGTTCAATCGCCTGCCCACCGCCGACCGAGCCTGTGAAGTTCACAAAGCCAAAGGATTTTGCGGCGATCAGGTCAGATGTCGTCTGATGATCGAGAAACACGTTTTGAAACACATCCCCGGGGATGCCTGCCGCGTGAAAGGCCTGCGCGAGGCGTTCGCCCACCAGTGGGGTCTGGCTCGCGTGTTTGAGCATCACCGCATTGCCCGCGATCAGGGCAGGGGCCACGGTATTAATTGCGGTCATATAGGGATAATTCCACGGGGCCACGACCAGAACAACGCCGTGGGGGACGCGTTTGATGACCCGGCGAAAGGCGGCGCTGTCTTCGATCACGATATCGGCCAGCGCGTCCTTTGCGATTTCGGCCATGTAACTCGCGCGTTCGTTGAAACCGCCGAATTCACCGCCGTAGCGGATGGGGCGGCCCATTTGATGCGCCAGTTCGGGCACGATCTCATCGTTCATGGCGCCCACATTGGCCACCGCCTTTTGGACAAGCGCGATGCGCTCGCTGAGCGGGCGCGTGGCCCAGTCGCGTTGTGCCTCTCGTGCGCAGGCCACGGCGGCTTGTGCGTCCTCCGTGCTCAGGGTCGGTCGCTGGGCATAGACGCTGCCATCAATGGGGGAGATACAGGTGATCATGCTTCAGGCCCTTTCAAAACCGCGTGCGACTTCCCAGTCGGTCACGATGCGGTCAAATTCTTCTTGTTCCCACGCCGCGCAGCGGGTGTAGTGGTCGACCACATCGTCGCCCATGGCCGCGCGCAGCATGGCGGAGTCGCGCAGAGTTTGCGTGGCCGCGCGCAGGGTTTGCGGGATATCGGCGGCTTTGGCGTCTTCATAGACGTCGCCAGTGGTGGGGGCGGGCAGGGGCATCCTGTCTTCAATCCCCTTGATCCCTGCAGCCAGCATCGCCGCTTGCGCAAGGTAAGGGTTCAGATCCGAGCCACCGATGCGACATTCCACCCGCACGCCTTTGGTGCCCTCGCCGCACAGGCGGAACCCGGCGGTCCGGTTGTCCACGGACCAGACGGTTTTCGTGGGCGCAAACGTCCCTTTGGCAAAGCGTTTGTAGCTGTTGATGTAGGGGGCCAAAAAGAACGTGTAATCGGGTGCATAGGCAATCAGCCCCGCCATATAGTTTTTCATCAGCCCCGACATGCCCAGCGGGTCGGCGTCGTCAACAAAGACCGGCGTGTCATCCTGCCAAAGCGATTGATGCACATGGCTGGAACTGCCCACGCGGTCATGGTGCCACTTGGGCAGGAAGGTCGCGGCATGACCCTGCGCCCATGCGATTTCCTTGATGGCGTTTTTGGCGATGGTGTGGTGATCGGCACACAGCAGCGCCTCTGAATAGCGGATGTTCAGCTCTTCCTGTCCTGCCTCGGCCTCGCCCTTGGAGTTCTCGATCGGCAGGCCAGCTGCATATAGATGGTTGCGGATGGGCCGCATGACCCCTTCTTCCTTGGTGGTCTGGAAGATGTGGTAATCCTCGTTATAGCCGCTGATTGGCGCCATATCGCGAAAACCGCTCTTTCGAATATCGTCAAAGGATTTCTCAAACAGGAAAAATTCAAGCTCGGTGGCCATCATCGCGTCAAATCCGAGCGCTTTCAGCCGGGCGATCTGCTTTTTCAGCATCGCGCGCGGCGAATGGGGCACCTCGGCGTGGGTGTGGTGATCAAGGATATCACAGAGCACCATCGCGGTGCCCTCCAGCCATGGCACGGGCCGGATCGTGTCCAGATCGGGCTGCATGACATAATCGCCATAGCCGCCCTGCCAGCTGCTGGCGGCATAGCCTTCGGGCGTTGCCATCTCAAGGTCCGTGGCCAGCAGGTAGTTGCAGCAATGGGTTTCCTTAAAGGACGTCTCCACGAAGTTGACCGCGTGAAAGCGCTTGCCCATCAGGCGGCCCTGCATGTCGGGAAAACAGGCCAGCACCGTGTCGATGCTGCCGTCGGTAACGCGCGATTTCAGATCATCAAAGCTGAGGGTGCCGGGCATGGGTGTGTTCTTTCGTCATCAGGGGGAGGTGGGGGCGACCGCAAAGCCGCCCCGCACGAAATCAGGTATAGCGGTACGGACGACCCGCTTTCAACATGTCGGAATTATACTGTTTGAAGATATCCACGACGCGGCGTTTGACGTCGGATTCCGCGGCGATCTCTTCCCAGAACTCCAATGCTGCGTTTTCGACGGTGGCCCATTCTTCGTCCGGGATGGTGGTCAGTTCCAGCTTGCTGCCGTTGACGCGCAGGTTCGCCTCGCCGCCCCAGTACCACCACTGGCGGTAATAATGCGACTGGTCACAGCACACCCGGAACAGCGTTTGCAGGTCTTCGGGCAACTCGTTCCAGCGGTCCATATTTGCAAAGAACGACCCGGCCCAGGCACCGGAGATGTTGTTGGTCAGGAAGTAGTTGGTCACATCCGCCCAGCCGACGGTGTAATCCTCGGTGATGCCGGACCATGCGATGCCATCCAGCTCGCCCGTTTGCATGGCGACCTCGATGTCTTCCCACGGCAGGTTCACAGGGACCACGCCGAACTGCGACATGAAGCGGCCCGCCGTAGGGAAGGTAAAGACGCGCTTGCCCTTGAGGTCTTCGAGGCTGCGAATGGGGTCTTTGGTCGCGAAATGACACGGGTCCCATGCGCCAGCTGAAATATGTTTCACACCGACGGCGGAATATTCCTCGTCCCAGATCTCGTTCAGTCCATACTGGTTGAACAGCACCGGCACGTCGAGGCTATAGCGCGACCCGAACGGGAAATAGCCGCCAAACACCGTAACCTCGGTGGGCGACGCCATGCTGTCGTCATCCGATTGCACAGCGTCGATGGTGCCGCGTTGCAAAGCCTGGAACAACTCGCCCGTGGGCACGATCTGATCCGCGTAGAAAAGCTCAATCTGCATGCGGTCGCCCGCAATCTTGTTGAACATCTCAATTGCGGGGTCAATCACATGCTCTGCCAGTGCCGCACCGGCATAGGTCTGCATGCGCCATGTTATGGTGCTTTGTGCCAGCGCGGGTGTCGCCAGCGCCGCCGGGGCGGCCACGGCGGCCCCTTGGATAAACTTACGTCTCGTTGTCATCTTCACTCTCCTTATTGGGTTATGTCAGGTTATCCTGATCTTGCTTTTCATTTTCCGTAAACGGTTTCGGGCAACCAAAGGGCAAGGCCCGGAAACACCATCACCAGGGCAAGGGCCACCACCATGACCATCACAAAGGGCGTGATGGAGGCATAGATGTCGCGGAGCGTAATCTCAGGCGGTGCCATGGCACGCATTAAAAATAGGTTATAGCCAAAGGGCGGCGTCATGTAAGCGATCTGTGTGGTGATCGTATAGAGGATACCATACCAGATCAGATCAAACCCCAATTCGCCCACCAGCGGCACATAAAGCGGGGCGACAATCACCAGCATGGCCGTATCATCCAGAAACGTGCCCATCAGGATAAAGCTCAGCTGCATCAGAATGAGGATCGTCCAGGGGCTGAGGCTGAGTTGCTCTGTGAAGAGACTCTCGATGGCTTTGACAGCGCCGAGGCCGTCAAACACCGCGCCAAAGGCAAGGGCCGCGAGGATGATCCACATGAACATACAGGTGATGCCAAGGGTATTGCGCACCGAGTTCTCGAACACTTCCCGGGTCATGCGGCCCTTGGACACAGCGGCGAAAAAGGCGGCCAGCGCGCCGATGGCCGAGCTTTCGACCAGCGAGGTCCAGCCGTTTACAAAAGGCACCATCATGACGGCAAAGATCGTGAGCGGCAGCAGGCCTGCGCGCAAGAGCGCCATCTTTTCCGCGCGGGGCATGTCGCGATCCTCGGCGCTGAGGGCAGGGCCCAAGGCGGGGTTCAACCGACAGCGCAGTGCAATGTAGATCACAAACATCGCTGCCATCATCAGCCCCGGAAT contains:
- a CDS encoding glutamine synthetase family protein, giving the protein MPGTLSFDDLKSRVTDGSIDTVLACFPDMQGRLMGKRFHAVNFVETSFKETHCCNYLLATDLEMATPEGYAASSWQGGYGDYVMQPDLDTIRPVPWLEGTAMVLCDILDHHTHAEVPHSPRAMLKKQIARLKALGFDAMMATELEFFLFEKSFDDIRKSGFRDMAPISGYNEDYHIFQTTKEEGVMRPIRNHLYAAGLPIENSKGEAEAGQEELNIRYSEALLCADHHTIAKNAIKEIAWAQGHAATFLPKWHHDRVGSSSHVHQSLWQDDTPVFVDDADPLGMSGLMKNYMAGLIAYAPDYTFFLAPYINSYKRFAKGTFAPTKTVWSVDNRTAGFRLCGEGTKGVRVECRIGGSDLNPYLAQAAMLAAGIKGIEDRMPLPAPTTGDVYEDAKAADIPQTLRAATQTLRDSAMLRAAMGDDVVDHYTRCAAWEQEEFDRIVTDWEVARGFERA
- a CDS encoding TRAP transporter large permease; amino-acid sequence: MPYELIATLMFSTMMLMLLTGQRVFGAIGFVAVIAALLLWGDRGGYDLGFAAAMKLMKWYPLLTLPMFIFMGYVLSESKIADDLYRMFHVWMGGVRGGLAIGTIGLMVLISAMNGLSVAGMAIGATIALPELLKRGYDKRMVTGVIQAGSSLGILVPPSVVLVLYAMIARQPVGQLWLAGVIPGLMMAAMFVIYIALRCRLNPALGPALSAEDRDMPRAEKMALLRAGLLPLTIFAVMMVPFVNGWTSLVESSAIGALAAFFAAVSKGRMTREVFENSVRNTLGITCMFMWIILAALAFGAVFDGLGAVKAIESLFTEQLSLSPWTILILMQLSFILMGTFLDDTAMLVIVAPLYVPLVGELGFDLIWYGILYTITTQIAYMTPPFGYNLFLMRAMAPPEITLRDIYASITPFVMVMVVALALVMVFPGLALWLPETVYGK
- a CDS encoding aldehyde dehydrogenase family protein, which translates into the protein MITCISPIDGSVYAQRPTLSTEDAQAAVACAREAQRDWATRPLSERIALVQKAVANVGAMNDEIVPELAHQMGRPIRYGGEFGGFNERASYMAEIAKDALADIVIEDSAAFRRVIKRVPHGVVLVVAPWNYPYMTAINTVAPALIAGNAVMLKHASQTPLVGERLAQAFHAAGIPGDVFQNVFLDHQTTSDLIAAKSFGFVNFTGSVGGGQAIERAAAGTFTGVGLELGGKDPGYVCDDADIDAAVDTLIDGAMFNSGQCCCGIERIYVAEQHFDAFVEKAVAIVSGYTLGNPLDPETTLGPMAHARFAEEVRAQTREAIAAGAKAHIDPALFPQDAGAYLMPQILTNVRHDMRVMRDESFGPVVGIMPVKDDTEAIRLMNDSNFGLTASIWTRDATRAEEIADQIETGTAFLNRADYLDPGLCWTGCKDTGRGGGLSVIGYHNLTRPKSYHLKKA
- a CDS encoding TRAP transporter substrate-binding protein; the protein is MTTRRKFIQGAAVAAPAALATPALAQSTITWRMQTYAGAALAEHVIDPAIEMFNKIAGDRMQIELFYADQIVPTGELFQALQRGTIDAVQSDDDSMASPTEVTVFGGYFPFGSRYSLDVPVLFNQYGLNEIWDEEYSAVGVKHISAGAWDPCHFATKDPIRSLEDLKGKRVFTFPTAGRFMSQFGVVPVNLPWEDIEVAMQTGELDGIAWSGITEDYTVGWADVTNYFLTNNISGAWAGSFFANMDRWNELPEDLQTLFRVCCDQSHYYRQWWYWGGEANLRVNGSKLELTTIPDEEWATVENAALEFWEEIAAESDVKRRVVDIFKQYNSDMLKAGRPYRYT
- the urtA gene encoding urea ABC transporter substrate-binding protein translates to MSRKMLGATTALVMAGTLPALADCPIKVGVLHSLSGTMAISETTLKDTMEMLVEQQNDKGGLLGCEIEAVVVDPASDWPLFAEKARELLTVQNVDVIFGSWTSVSRKSALPVLEELNGLMFYPVQYEGEESSKNVFYTGAAPNQQAIPATDYFLEELGVEKFALLGTDYVYPRTTNNILEAYLKDKGIAAEDIFVNYTPFGHSDWSKIVADVVALGADGKKVGVISTINGDANVGFYKELAAAGISADDIPVVAFSVGEEELAGLDTSNLVGHLAAWNYFQSAESDANDAWVTAWKARMGDERVTNDPMEAHYIGFNMWVNAVTAASSTDVDAVRAAMYGQEFPNLTGGTAVMLPNHHLAKPVLIGEIQADGQFDIISQTEEVPGDAWTDFLPESAVLKSDWQELGCGMYNTETSSCVQIKSNY
- a CDS encoding iron-containing alcohol dehydrogenase, producing MTLSANWSYPTAIRFGAGRISEIGEACAAAGIKKPLLITDRGLAEMDITTRTLDLMEAAGLGRAIFADVDPNPNEKNAAAGVQAFKEGGYDGVIAFGGGSGLDLGKLVAFLAGQTRPLWDFEDIGDYWTRADADAIAPIIAVPTTAGTGSEVGRASVITNSETEEKKIIFHPKFLPSVVICDPELTVGMPKFITAGTGLDAFAHCVEAFCSPHYHPMSQGIALEGMRLVKDYLPRAYADGSDLEARAQMMSAAAMGATAFQKGLGAIHALSHPIGAIHHTHHGTTNAVCMPAVLQFNKSAIATPLAGAAAYLGIEGGFVGFCDFVNELNAALGIPKSLAELGVTSPDVERIVDGALNDPSTGGNPVEMTKANTTTLLESIL